In Channa argus isolate prfri chromosome 23, Channa argus male v1.0, whole genome shotgun sequence, the following are encoded in one genomic region:
- the psma1 gene encoding proteasome subunit alpha type-1, whose translation MFRNQYDNDVTVWSPQGRIHQIEYAMEAVKQGSATVGIKSRTHAVLVALKRAQSELAAHQKKILNVDNHIGISIAGLTADARLLCNFMRQECLDSRFVFDRPLPTSRLVSLVGSKTQIPTQRYGRRPYGVGLLIAGFDDMGPHIFQTCPSANYFDCKAMSIGARSQSARTYLERFMDKFLDCNLNELVQHGLRALRETLPAEQDLTTKNVSIGIVGKEMEFTIYDDDDVAPFLEGLEERPQRKVAQPADEPAASDEPMEH comes from the exons ATG TTCCGCAATCAGTACGACAACGATGTGACAGTATGGAGCCCTCAG GGCCGGATTCATCAGATCGAATACGCCATGGAGGCAGTGAAGCAAGGCTCTGCAACTGTAGGAATCAAATCCAGAACGCATGCAGTCCTGGTTGCACTAAAG agagCCCAGTCTGAACTGGCTGCCCACCAGAAGAAGATACTTAATGTCGACAACCACATTGGCATTTCTATTGCTGGGCTGACTGCGGATGCCAGGCTGCTCTG TAACTTCATGCGTCAGGAGTGTTTGGACTCTAGATTTGTCTTCGACAGGCCCCTCCCTACGTCACGTCTTGTCTCTCTTGTTGGCAGCA AAACCCAAATCCCAACACAGCGTTATGGAAGGAGGCCCTATGGTGTTGGGCTCCTCATTGCCGGCTTTGAT GACATGGGACCTCATATCTTCCAGACCTGCCCATCTGCCAACTACTTTGACTGCAAAGCCATGTCCATTGGAGCACGCTCCCAGTCTGCACGAACCTACCTGGAGAGATTTATGGATAAGTTTCTTGACT GTAATCTGAATGAGCTTGTGCAGCATGGTCTCCGTGCTCTCAGAGAAACCCTCCCTGCTGAGCAGGATCTCACTACCAAG AATGTTTCCATTGGCATTGTGGGGAAGGAGATGGAGTTCACcatttatgatgatgatgatgttgccccattcctggagggactggaGGAGAGGCCACAGAGAAAG gtgGCTCAGCCTGCAGATGAGCCTGCTGCATCTGATGAGCCAATGGAGCACTGA
- the ric3b gene encoding protein RIC-3b — protein sequence MAMSTFQKVTLATCLVLCVALLLPKMLLSRGRKDAAERPEGSGRFPRMMHRQMATEGRGQRAAGSGFSRAQNSEAIARGKGAGTVAGTGGKSNLAGQIIPVYGFGILLYILYILFKITSKGNSKPSEGRFPSVRSENMKRKITDYELSQLQERLRETELMMESIVSNTNHSPDRMNGVTADQQKSLLQQLTEITQVMQEGQLVEGMASEKQAQPGWEDYPEEPHPYWEHSRCNCQHSQQHGSPQRETEAERTEVDGLDTAEDVTAGDVIGGREAPETEDLSTDAEKESVFTAVGEDDVRPESDLGANNWEDLCEHKERRGQNYLGVTEEDLAGVLEELGLTLKMQNKNAQQENIEELNQLVETDTCSQVRRRNKRRRAKKASH from the exons ATGGCGATGTCAACATTCCAGAAGGTGACACTCGCGACATGTCTCGTGCTGTGCGTCGCGCTGCTGCTTCCCAAGATGCTGTTATCCCGGGGGCGGAAGGATGCTGCGGAGCGGCCGGAGG GTTCGGGTCGGTTCCCTCGGATGATGCACCGTCAGATGGCCACGGAGGGTAGAGGCCAGAGGGCCGCGGGCTCCGGCTTCTCCAGGGCTCAAAACTCCGAGGCCATAGCCAGGGGCAAAGGTGCGGGAACCGTGGCAGGAACCGGTGGCAAATCCAACCTGGCAGGCCAGATCATCCCTGTGTATGGCTTCGGGATCTTACTCTACATCCTTTACATACTGTTCAAG ATCACATCTAAGGGGAACAGCAAGCCGTCAGAGGGCCGGTTTCCTTCGGTCAGGTCGGAAAACATGAAGAGAAAGATCA CTGACTACGAGCTGTCCCAGCTACAGGAGAGACTGAGGGAAACAGAGTTGATGATGGAGAGTATTGTTTCCAACACCAACCACAGTCCTGACAG GATGAACGGGGTGACAGCAGATCAGCAGAAGAGTCTCCTGCAGCAGCTGACGGAGATAACTCAGGTGATGCAGGAAGGCCAGCTGGTGGAGGGGATGGCTTCGGAGAAGCAAGCCCAGCCGGGCTGGGAAG attATCCTGAGGAGCCTCATCCGTACTGGGAACATTCTCGTTGCAACTGTCAGCACAGTCAGCAGCACGGCAGTcctcagagagagacagaagccGAGAGGACAGAGGTTGATGGACTCGATACAGCGGAGGACGTTACAGCCGGGGACGTTATTGGCGGAAGAGAGGCTCCGGAAACAGAGGATCTGAGTACAGATGCTGAAAAAGAATCTGTTTTTACAGCAGTGGGTGAAGACGATGTCCGGCCAGAGAGTGATTTAGGTGCAAACAACTGGGAGGACTTGTGTGAACACAAGGAGAGAAGGGGTCAGAATTATCTGGGCGTCACAGAGGAGGACCTGGCTGGAGTCCTGGAGGAGCTGGGCCTCACACTGAAGATGCAGAACAAGAATGCGCAACAAGAAAATATTGAGGAGCTCAACCAGCTAGTGGAGACAGATACATGCAGCCAGGTCAGACGGAGGAACAAGAGGAGGAGAGCAAAGAAAGCCTCACACTGA